The Streptomyces seoulensis genome contains a region encoding:
- a CDS encoding ABC transporter permease, with translation MPEPSSYEPRGAIAGTGMGGAMDLATGEAATLERMPGGPEGGGPQSRPRSLWSDAWRDLRRNPVFLLSALVIVFLVFISIWPSAITSGSPLDCDLAKAQDGSAPGHPFGFDGQGCDVYTRTVYGARTSVTVGVCATLGVALLGSVLGGLAGFFGGAWDAVLSRITDVFFAIPVVLGGLVLLSVVTSNTVWPVVGFMVLLGWPQISRIARGSVITARQNDYVQAARALGASPARLLLRHIAPNAVAPVIVVATIALGTYISLEATLSYLGVGLKPPSVSWGIDISAASPYIRNAPHALLWPSGALAVTVLAFIMLGDAVRDALDPKLR, from the coding sequence ATGCCTGAGCCGTCGTCGTACGAGCCGCGGGGGGCGATCGCCGGGACCGGCATGGGCGGGGCGATGGACCTCGCGACCGGTGAGGCCGCCACCCTGGAGCGGATGCCGGGCGGGCCGGAGGGCGGCGGGCCGCAGAGCAGGCCGCGTTCGCTGTGGTCGGACGCCTGGCGGGACCTCAGACGCAACCCGGTCTTCCTGCTGTCCGCGCTCGTCATCGTCTTCCTGGTCTTCATCTCCATCTGGCCCTCGGCCATCACCTCCGGCAGCCCGCTCGACTGCGACCTCGCCAAGGCCCAGGACGGGTCCGCGCCCGGCCATCCCTTCGGCTTCGACGGGCAGGGCTGCGACGTCTACACCCGGACCGTCTACGGCGCCCGTACGTCGGTCACGGTGGGCGTGTGCGCCACCCTCGGGGTGGCCCTGCTCGGCTCGGTGCTCGGCGGGCTCGCGGGGTTCTTCGGGGGCGCCTGGGACGCGGTGCTGTCCCGGATCACCGACGTCTTCTTCGCCATCCCGGTGGTCCTCGGCGGCCTGGTGCTGCTGTCGGTGGTCACCAGCAACACCGTCTGGCCGGTCGTCGGGTTCATGGTGCTGCTCGGCTGGCCGCAGATCTCCCGCATCGCGCGCGGCTCCGTCATCACCGCCCGCCAGAACGACTACGTACAGGCCGCCCGCGCGCTCGGCGCCTCGCCCGCCCGGCTGCTGCTGCGGCACATCGCGCCCAACGCCGTGGCACCCGTGATCGTCGTGGCCACCATCGCGCTCGGCACCTACATCTCGCTGGAGGCCACCCTGTCCTACCTCGGCGTCGGCCTGAAGCCGCCCAGCGTGTCCTGGGGCATCGACATCTCCGCCGCCTCCCCCTACATCCGCAACGCCCCGCACGCCCTGCTGTGGCCCTCCGGTGCGCTGGCGGTCACCGTCCTGGCCTTCATCATGCTCGGCGACGCGGTACGCGACGCCCTCGACCCGAAGCTGAGGTGA
- a CDS encoding ABC transporter ATP-binding protein: MLLEVRDLHVEFRTRDGVAKAVNGVSYGVDAGETLAVLGESGSGKSVTAQAVMGILDMPPGRITGGQILFQGRDLLSMKEEERRRIRGAGMAMIFQDALSALNPVLSVGDQLGEMFTVHRGMSRKDARKRAVELMDRVRIPGAAQRVRDYPHQFSGGMRQRIMIAMAIALEPALIIADEPTTALDVTVQAQVMDLLAELRREYRMGLVLITHDLGVVADVADRIAVMYAGRIVESAPVHDIYKAPAHPYTRGLLESIPRLDHKGRELYAIKGLPPSLTHIPPGCAFHPRCAMARDVCRTDEPPLYQAGPDRVSACHFFRECLDG, encoded by the coding sequence ATGCTGCTCGAAGTACGCGATCTGCACGTGGAGTTCCGCACCCGCGACGGCGTCGCCAAGGCGGTCAACGGGGTGTCGTACGGGGTCGACGCGGGCGAGACGCTGGCGGTGCTCGGCGAGTCCGGGTCCGGCAAGTCGGTCACCGCGCAGGCCGTGATGGGCATCCTCGACATGCCGCCCGGCCGGATCACCGGCGGCCAGATCCTCTTCCAGGGCCGCGACCTGTTGAGCATGAAGGAGGAGGAGCGGCGGAGGATCCGGGGTGCCGGAATGGCGATGATCTTCCAGGACGCGCTGTCCGCCCTCAATCCCGTGCTCTCCGTGGGCGACCAGCTCGGGGAGATGTTCACGGTGCACCGGGGGATGTCCCGCAAGGACGCGCGGAAGCGGGCCGTCGAGCTGATGGACCGGGTGCGCATCCCCGGTGCCGCCCAGCGGGTGCGGGACTATCCGCACCAGTTCTCCGGCGGCATGCGCCAGCGCATCATGATCGCCATGGCGATCGCGCTGGAACCCGCGCTGATCATCGCCGACGAACCCACCACCGCGCTCGACGTCACCGTGCAGGCCCAGGTGATGGACCTGCTCGCGGAGCTGCGCCGGGAGTACCGGATGGGGCTCGTCCTCATCACCCACGACCTCGGTGTGGTCGCGGACGTGGCCGACCGGATCGCCGTGATGTACGCGGGCCGGATCGTGGAGTCGGCACCCGTGCACGACATCTACAAGGCACCGGCCCACCCCTACACGCGCGGCCTGCTCGAATCCATCCCCCGGCTCGACCACAAGGGCCGCGAGCTGTACGCCATCAAGGGCCTGCCGCCCAGCCTGACCCACATCCCGCCCGGCTGCGCCTTCCACCCGCGCTGCGCGATGGCACGGGACGTCTGCCGCACGGACGAACCCCCGCTGTACCAGGCGGGCCCCGATCGGGTGAGCGCCTGCCACTTCTTCAGGGAGTGCCTCGATGGCTGA
- a CDS encoding ABC transporter ATP-binding protein: MAEPVLQARGLVKHYPLTRGIVLRKQIGAVKAVDGVDFALGRGETLGIVGESGCGKSTVARLLCHLERPTEGEIRFRGEDITGASGRRLKEVRRNIQMVFQDPYTSLNPRMTVGDIVGEPYEIHPEVAPKGERRRRVQELLEVVGLDPEFLNRYPHQFSGGQRQRIGIARALALRPEVIVADEPVSALDVSVQAQVINLLERLQAEFGLSYVFIAHDLSIVRHISDRVAVMYLGRIVETGTDAEIYEHPTHPYTQALLSAVPVPDPEARAHRERIILSGDVPSPTAIPSGCRFRTRCWKAEKRCAVEVPELAVPEVFRAVPGAEAGPVAHPSACLFAAERQVVPGAMEGHGGHGNGPG; encoded by the coding sequence ATGGCTGAACCCGTCCTTCAAGCCCGCGGTCTGGTCAAGCACTACCCGCTCACCCGGGGGATCGTCCTGCGCAAGCAGATCGGCGCCGTGAAGGCGGTCGACGGCGTCGACTTCGCCCTCGGCCGGGGCGAGACCCTCGGCATCGTGGGGGAGTCGGGGTGCGGCAAGTCCACGGTGGCCAGGCTGCTCTGCCATCTGGAGCGGCCCACCGAGGGAGAGATCCGGTTCCGGGGCGAGGACATCACCGGCGCGTCCGGGCGCCGGCTGAAGGAGGTGCGCCGGAACATCCAGATGGTCTTCCAGGACCCGTACACCTCGCTCAACCCCCGGATGACGGTCGGGGACATCGTCGGGGAGCCCTACGAGATCCACCCCGAGGTGGCCCCCAAGGGGGAACGGCGGCGCAGGGTGCAGGAGTTGCTGGAGGTGGTCGGGCTCGACCCGGAGTTCCTGAACCGCTATCCGCACCAGTTCTCCGGCGGCCAGCGGCAGCGGATCGGCATCGCGCGGGCGCTGGCGCTGCGCCCGGAGGTGATCGTCGCGGACGAGCCGGTGTCCGCGCTGGACGTGTCCGTGCAGGCGCAGGTGATCAACCTGCTGGAGCGGCTCCAGGCGGAGTTCGGGCTGTCCTACGTGTTCATCGCGCACGACCTGTCGATCGTGCGGCACATCTCGGACCGGGTCGCGGTGATGTACCTAGGGCGGATCGTGGAGACCGGGACGGACGCGGAGATCTACGAGCACCCCACGCATCCGTACACCCAGGCGCTGCTGTCGGCGGTGCCGGTGCCCGATCCGGAGGCGCGAGCGCACCGGGAGCGGATCATCCTGAGCGGTGACGTGCCCTCGCCGACCGCGATCCCCTCCGGGTGCCGGTTCAGGACCCGGTGCTGGAAGGCGGAGAAGCGGTGTGCGGTGGAGGTGCCCGAGCTGGCGGTGCCGGAGGTGTTCCGGGCGGTGCCGGGGGCGGAGGCGGGGCCGGTCGCGCATCCGTCGGCGTGTCTGTTCGCGGCGGAGCGGCAGGTGGTGCCGGGGGCCATGGAAGGGCACGGGGGGCACGGCAACGGGCCGGGATGA
- a CDS encoding helix-turn-helix domain-containing protein has translation MSVDGELARLTTETDEPGWEVEPDDEWGAAVIATVGRQLKLRRETAGLRAAEFGTLIGYGEDLVYKVEAGKRIPRQEYLDRADEVLDAGGLIAAAWEDVKKVRYPRKVRELGKLEAQAVEIGVYECNIIAGLLQTPEHARALIGAAQPPETPDDVERMVAARLARQSVFDRVPAPPIHFVLEEAPLRRQIGGTMAWRRQLERLLEVGQLHNVTLQVIRTNTEAHPGLDGRIELLKFADGTAMGRSDGAFNGRPTLDPKQLRILELRYGTIRAQALSPRESLAFIEQLLGET, from the coding sequence ATGTCGGTGGACGGCGAGTTGGCACGGCTCACGACGGAGACGGACGAGCCCGGCTGGGAGGTGGAACCGGACGACGAGTGGGGCGCGGCGGTGATCGCCACGGTCGGACGCCAGTTGAAGCTGCGGCGCGAGACGGCAGGGCTCCGCGCCGCCGAGTTCGGCACGCTGATCGGGTACGGCGAGGACCTGGTCTACAAGGTCGAGGCCGGCAAACGGATTCCGCGCCAGGAGTATCTGGACAGGGCGGACGAAGTGCTGGACGCGGGCGGTCTGATCGCGGCGGCCTGGGAGGACGTGAAGAAGGTCCGGTATCCCAGGAAGGTCCGTGAGCTGGGAAAGCTGGAGGCGCAGGCGGTCGAGATCGGGGTGTACGAGTGCAACATCATCGCGGGCTTGTTGCAGACACCTGAGCATGCGCGGGCGTTGATCGGGGCGGCACAGCCGCCGGAGACGCCGGACGATGTGGAGCGCATGGTGGCCGCCCGGCTGGCCCGACAGTCGGTCTTCGACCGTGTTCCGGCCCCGCCGATTCACTTCGTGCTGGAAGAGGCTCCCCTGCGCCGCCAGATCGGGGGCACAATGGCATGGCGACGGCAGCTCGAACGCCTGTTGGAGGTGGGGCAGTTGCACAACGTCACGCTTCAGGTCATACGGACGAACACCGAGGCCCACCCCGGCCTCGACGGCAGGATCGAGTTGCTGAAGTTCGCGGACGGCACTGCGATGGGCCGCTCCGACGGCGCGTTCAACGGTCGGCCGACCTTGGACCCCAAACAGCTACGCATCCTTGAGCTGCGGTATGGCACGATCCGGGCTCAGGCGCTCTCGCCACGGGAGTCGCTGGCTTTCATCGAACAACTGCTGGGAGAGACATGA
- a CDS encoding S9 family peptidase, translated as MTTQTVDSDSFPRRHARTQRFSLGAPRAFTVAPDGSRVAFLRSDSGTDRANSLWILDTTDGTERIAADPRALLAGADEELSPEERARRERSREGGAGIVGYATDAAAELASFALSGRLFTAELRAGTARELAVPGPVIDPRPSPDGTHIAYVAGGELRVVGAEGADDRPLATPEGDEVTYGLAEFIAAEEMDRTRGFWWSPESDRLLVARADDTPVRRWWIADTSHPDREPHHVRYPAAGTANAEVTLFVIGLDGARTEVRWDRERHPYLARVHWSQAGAPLLLVQSRDQRGQAYLAVDPETGETRTVHADEDPTWLELFAGVPAWTPSGQLVRIADEGGARVLTVGERPLTGPQLHVRAVLDVSADGILVSASAGEAAEDPEIGEIHVYRVSELGVERVSQEPGVHSAVRSGEVLVLVSATLDSPGARVQVLRDGKPALGVPSYAENPGMSPRVTLTEGGAQRIPCAVLMPTDYPDDTPLPVLLDPYGGPHGQRVVAAHNAHLASQWFADQGFAVIVADGRGTPGRSPGWEKAIHQDFTLSLDDQIDALQDLAKRYPLDLSRVAVRGWSYGGYLSALAVLRRPDVFHAGIVGAPVTDWRLYDTHYTERYLGDPEADPESYARNSLITDEGLSAPAEPHRPMMIIHGLADDNVVAAHTLRLSSALLAAGRPHEVLPLSGVTHMTPQEQVAENLLLLQVDFLKRSLK; from the coding sequence ATGACGACCCAGACAGTCGACAGCGACTCCTTCCCCCGTCGACACGCCCGGACCCAGCGCTTCTCGCTCGGCGCGCCGCGCGCGTTCACCGTGGCGCCCGACGGCTCACGTGTCGCGTTCCTCCGCTCGGACTCCGGCACGGACCGCGCCAACTCCCTGTGGATCCTGGACACGACGGACGGCACCGAACGCATCGCCGCCGACCCGCGCGCCCTGCTCGCGGGCGCCGACGAGGAACTGTCGCCCGAGGAACGGGCCCGCCGCGAGCGCAGCCGGGAAGGTGGCGCGGGCATCGTCGGATACGCCACCGACGCGGCCGCCGAACTGGCCTCTTTCGCCTTGTCGGGGCGGCTTTTCACGGCCGAGCTGCGCGCCGGCACCGCACGTGAACTGGCCGTCCCCGGACCGGTGATCGACCCCCGCCCCTCCCCCGACGGCACGCACATCGCGTACGTGGCCGGGGGCGAGCTGCGGGTCGTCGGCGCCGAGGGAGCGGACGACCGGCCGCTCGCCACCCCCGAGGGCGACGAAGTGACCTACGGCCTGGCGGAGTTCATCGCGGCCGAGGAGATGGACCGTACCCGCGGCTTCTGGTGGTCCCCGGAGTCCGACCGGCTGCTGGTGGCGCGGGCGGACGACACGCCGGTGCGGCGCTGGTGGATCGCGGACACATCACACCCCGACCGTGAGCCACACCACGTGCGCTACCCGGCGGCGGGCACCGCCAACGCGGAGGTGACGCTGTTCGTCATCGGCCTGGACGGAGCCCGCACCGAGGTCCGCTGGGACCGTGAGCGCCACCCCTATCTGGCGCGTGTGCACTGGTCACAGGCGGGTGCGCCGCTGCTCCTGGTGCAGTCGCGGGACCAGCGCGGCCAGGCGTATCTGGCCGTGGACCCGGAGACCGGCGAGACCCGGACGGTGCACGCCGATGAAGATCCAACTTGGCTGGAACTTTTCGCCGGGGTGCCCGCCTGGACCCCCTCCGGACAGTTGGTCCGCATCGCGGACGAGGGCGGCGCGCGGGTCCTCACCGTGGGCGAACGCCCGCTGACCGGACCGCAGTTGCACGTCCGCGCGGTGCTGGACGTGTCGGCCGACGGCATCCTCGTCTCGGCCTCCGCGGGAGAGGCGGCCGAGGACCCTGAAATCGGCGAGATCCATGTGTACAGGGTCAGCGAACTGGGCGTCGAACGCGTGTCGCAGGAACCCGGCGTGCACTCGGCGGTGCGCTCGGGCGAGGTGCTGGTCCTGGTCTCCGCGACACTGGACAGCCCCGGCGCCCGTGTCCAGGTGCTGCGTGACGGAAAACCGGCGCTCGGTGTCCCGTCGTACGCCGAAAATCCCGGTATGTCCCCCCGCGTGACGTTGACCGAGGGGGGCGCACAGCGAATTCCGTGCGCCGTGCTTATGCCTACGGACTACCCCGACGACACTCCCCTGCCCGTCCTCCTCGACCCCTACGGAGGCCCGCACGGCCAGCGGGTCGTCGCCGCCCACAACGCCCATCTGGCCTCGCAGTGGTTCGCCGACCAGGGCTTCGCCGTGATCGTCGCCGACGGCCGGGGCACCCCCGGCCGCTCCCCCGGCTGGGAGAAGGCGATCCACCAGGACTTCACGCTTTCCCTCGACGACCAGATCGACGCCCTCCAGGACCTGGCGAAGCGCTACCCGCTGGACCTCTCCCGCGTGGCCGTCCGGGGCTGGTCGTACGGCGGTTACCTCTCCGCCCTGGCGGTCCTGCGCCGCCCGGACGTGTTCCATGCGGGCATCGTGGGCGCCCCGGTCACCGACTGGCGGCTGTACGACACCCACTACACCGAGCGCTACCTGGGCGACCCCGAGGCGGACCCGGAGAGCTACGCCCGCAACTCCCTGATCACCGACGAGGGCCTGTCCGCCCCCGCCGAACCGCACCGGCCCATGATGATCATCCACGGTCTGGCCGACGACAACGTGGTGGCCGCCCACACCCTCCGGCTGTCCTCCGCCCTGCTGGCCGCCGGCCGCCCGCACGAGGTGCTGCCGCTCTCCGGCGTCACCCACATGACCCCGCAGGAGCAGGTCGCGGAGAACCTGCTCCTGCTCCAGGTGGACTTCCTCAAGCGCTCCCTGAAGTGA
- a CDS encoding peptide ABC transporter substrate-binding protein, giving the protein MRGITHARWFVGAAAVALAATGCGGGASGAADGGMLTSSWGDPQNPLEPANTNEVQGGKVLDMVFRGLKRYDPRTGEAQNMLARSIETTDSRHYTVKLNDGWSFSNGEKVTARSFTDAWNYGASLKNKQKNAYFFGYIEGYDQVHPEMGSQRATTLSGLEVVDDRTFTVTLNQKFSGFPDTLGYAAFAPLPRAFFTDHAAWLKTPVGNGPYAIESYTKGSQMSLRKWNGYPGADKALNDGVILKVYTDNNTAYTDLMAGNLDLADDIPAAQLKNVRTDLGERYINTPAGIIQTLAFPYYDERWNRPGMEKVRTGLSMAINRDQITKTIFQRTRTPATDWTSPVLGAEGGFKAGLCGRACTYDPAAAKRLVRQGGGIPGGSLRLTYNADTGSHREWIDAVCNSINHALDDDNACVGNPVGTFADFRNQMAQHKMSGPFRAGWQMDYPLIQNFLQPLYFTGASSNDGKWSNSEFDELVDRANAETDPAKAISTFQQAEEVVRDNMAAIPLWYQNGNAGYSQRLTGVQLNPFSVPVYNEIKVS; this is encoded by the coding sequence ATGCGCGGAATCACGCACGCCCGATGGTTCGTCGGCGCTGCGGCGGTGGCGCTCGCCGCCACCGGCTGCGGCGGCGGAGCGAGCGGCGCGGCGGACGGCGGGATGCTCACCTCCTCCTGGGGCGACCCGCAGAACCCGCTGGAGCCGGCCAACACCAACGAGGTGCAGGGCGGCAAGGTGCTCGACATGGTCTTCCGGGGCCTGAAGCGGTACGACCCGAGGACCGGCGAGGCGCAGAACATGCTGGCCCGGTCGATCGAGACCACGGACTCCCGGCACTACACCGTGAAGCTGAACGACGGCTGGTCCTTCTCCAACGGCGAGAAGGTGACCGCCCGCTCCTTCACGGACGCCTGGAACTACGGCGCCAGCCTGAAGAACAAGCAGAAGAACGCGTACTTCTTCGGCTACATCGAGGGCTACGACCAGGTCCACCCCGAGATGGGGAGCCAGCGCGCCACCACCCTGTCGGGGCTCGAGGTGGTCGACGACCGCACCTTCACCGTCACGCTCAACCAGAAGTTCTCCGGCTTCCCCGACACCCTCGGCTACGCCGCCTTCGCCCCGCTGCCCCGCGCCTTCTTCACCGACCACGCCGCCTGGCTGAAGACCCCGGTCGGCAACGGCCCGTACGCCATCGAGTCCTACACCAAGGGCTCCCAGATGAGCCTGCGGAAGTGGAACGGCTACCCCGGCGCCGACAAGGCGCTCAACGACGGCGTGATCCTCAAGGTCTACACCGACAACAACACCGCCTACACCGACCTGATGGCCGGCAACCTCGACCTCGCCGACGACATCCCCGCCGCCCAGCTCAAGAACGTCAGGACCGACCTGGGCGAGCGGTACATCAACACCCCGGCCGGCATCATCCAGACCCTCGCCTTCCCGTACTACGACGAGCGCTGGAACCGGCCCGGCATGGAGAAGGTCCGCACCGGGCTCTCCATGGCCATCAACCGCGACCAGATCACCAAGACCATCTTCCAGCGCACCCGCACCCCCGCCACCGACTGGACCTCACCCGTCCTCGGCGCCGAGGGGGGCTTCAAGGCGGGCCTGTGCGGACGCGCCTGTACCTACGACCCGGCGGCCGCCAAGCGGCTGGTCCGGCAGGGCGGGGGCATCCCCGGCGGCTCCCTGAGGCTCACCTACAACGCGGACACCGGCTCGCACCGGGAGTGGATCGACGCGGTCTGCAACTCCATCAACCACGCCCTCGACGACGACAACGCCTGCGTCGGCAACCCGGTCGGCACCTTCGCCGACTTCCGCAACCAGATGGCCCAGCACAAGATGAGCGGCCCCTTCCGGGCGGGCTGGCAGATGGACTACCCCCTCATCCAGAACTTCCTCCAGCCGCTGTACTTCACCGGCGCCTCCTCCAACGACGGCAAGTGGTCGAACTCCGAGTTCGACGAGCTGGTGGACCGGGCCAACGCCGAGACCGACCCGGCCAAGGCCATCTCCACCTTCCAGCAGGCCGAGGAGGTCGTCCGGGACAACATGGCCGCCATCCCGCTCTGGTACCAGAACGGCAACGCCGGCTACTCCCAGCGCCTCACCGGCGTCCAGCTCAACCCGTTCAGCGTGCCGGTGTACAACGAGATCAAGGTGAGCTGA
- a CDS encoding DUF397 domain-containing protein has product MIRKTTAGDASELAWFKSSYSGGTDGNSCVELAVTPSTIHVRDSKHTAGPRLALAQETWTAFVAGVRD; this is encoded by the coding sequence ATGATCCGCAAGACCACTGCCGGGGACGCCTCCGAGCTGGCGTGGTTCAAGAGCAGCTACAGCGGCGGAACCGACGGCAACTCCTGCGTGGAACTCGCCGTCACCCCCAGCACCATCCACGTCCGCGACTCGAAGCACACGGCAGGCCCCCGGCTCGCCCTCGCGCAGGAGACCTGGACGGCGTTCGTCGCGGGCGTACGTGACTGA
- the rho gene encoding transcription termination factor Rho translates to MTTTLEPPTQVRDTPATRTVTGVLDIDAHGKGHLRAAASLLPSPADPQVSPALIRRHRLRKGDLVEGVSGPQRALTDVTAVDGHGPAEHRRSFGDLTPLHPHRRMRLEHPASGLAGRLTDLLAPVGKGQRGLIVAPPKSGKTVLIQQLAAAVAGNHPECRLMVLLLDERPEEVTDMRRSVRGEVYASTFDRPAKDHIALADLVVERAKRRVEAGEDVVILLDSLTRLCRAHNNASAAGGRTLSGGVDAGALLGPKRFFGAARQAEEGGSLTILASALVDTGSRADGFFFEELKGTGNMELRLDRELAGRRVFPPVDIDRTGTRREELLLDPYELTVTRGLRRALRSHGDASLETLLQRMRETPDNATFLRRVQPTLPAA, encoded by the coding sequence ATGACCACCACCCTCGAACCCCCCACCCAGGTCCGGGACACCCCGGCCACCCGGACCGTCACCGGCGTCCTCGACATCGACGCGCACGGGAAGGGCCACCTGCGGGCCGCCGCGAGCCTGCTGCCCTCCCCCGCCGACCCGCAGGTGTCACCCGCGCTGATCCGACGGCACCGCCTCCGCAAGGGCGACCTCGTCGAAGGCGTGAGCGGACCGCAGCGGGCGCTCACCGACGTCACCGCCGTGGACGGCCACGGCCCCGCGGAACATCGCAGAAGCTTCGGCGACCTGACCCCCCTGCACCCCCACCGGCGCATGCGCCTCGAACACCCCGCGTCCGGCCTGGCCGGGCGTCTCACCGATCTGCTCGCGCCCGTCGGCAAGGGCCAGCGCGGACTGATCGTGGCGCCGCCGAAGAGCGGAAAGACCGTCCTGATCCAGCAGTTGGCCGCGGCCGTCGCCGGCAACCATCCCGAGTGCCGCCTGATGGTGCTGCTGCTGGACGAACGCCCGGAGGAAGTCACCGACATGCGCCGCTCCGTACGCGGCGAGGTGTACGCCTCCACCTTCGACCGGCCCGCCAAGGACCACATCGCCCTCGCCGACCTCGTCGTGGAGCGGGCCAAGCGGCGGGTGGAGGCCGGGGAGGACGTCGTCATCCTGCTGGACTCGCTGACCCGTCTGTGCCGGGCGCACAACAACGCCTCGGCGGCGGGCGGACGCACCCTCAGCGGAGGCGTGGACGCGGGCGCGCTGCTCGGCCCCAAGCGGTTCTTCGGCGCCGCCCGGCAGGCCGAGGAGGGCGGTTCGCTGACCATCCTCGCCAGCGCGCTGGTGGACACCGGCTCACGCGCCGACGGCTTCTTCTTCGAGGAGCTGAAGGGCACCGGCAACATGGAACTCCGCCTGGACCGGGAGCTGGCGGGCCGCCGCGTCTTCCCGCCCGTCGACATCGACCGCACCGGCACCCGCCGCGAGGAACTGCTGCTGGACCCCTACGAGTTGACGGTCACACGCGGCCTTCGCCGCGCCCTGCGCTCCCACGGGGACGCATCGCTGGAGACCCTGCTGCAGCGGATGCGGGAGACCCCGGACAACGCCACGTTCCTGCGCCGCGTGCAGCCGACCCTGCCGGCCGCCTGA
- a CDS encoding ABC transporter permease — translation MGRYVVRRLLQMVPVFVGATLLIFLMVNVMGDPIAGLCGERQCDAATAAQLRSEFGLDRPLWQQYATYMGNVFTGDFGTAFNGQPVTELMAAAFPVTIRLTIVAVLFELVVGITLGVLTGLSRGRPIDTGVLLLTLVVISVPTFVTGLVLQLLLGVEWGWIKPSVSPEAPFDELIVPGLVLASVSLAYVTRLTRTSIAENRRSDYVRTAVAKGLPRRRVIVRHLLRTSLIPVVTFIGTDIGALMGGAIVTERIFNIHGVGFQLYQGILRQNTQTVVGFVTVLVLVFLAANLLVDLLYAVLDPRIRYA, via the coding sequence ATGGGACGCTACGTCGTCCGGCGACTGCTGCAGATGGTGCCGGTGTTCGTCGGGGCCACCCTGCTGATCTTCCTCATGGTCAACGTGATGGGCGACCCCATCGCCGGCCTGTGCGGGGAGCGGCAGTGCGACGCCGCCACCGCGGCCCAGCTCCGCAGCGAGTTCGGCCTCGACCGGCCGCTCTGGCAGCAGTACGCGACCTACATGGGGAACGTCTTCACCGGTGACTTCGGCACCGCGTTCAACGGGCAGCCCGTCACCGAGCTGATGGCGGCCGCCTTCCCCGTCACCATCCGGCTGACCATCGTCGCCGTCCTCTTCGAGCTGGTCGTCGGCATCACCCTCGGCGTGCTCACCGGGCTGAGCCGGGGCAGGCCGATCGACACCGGCGTCCTGCTGCTCACCCTCGTGGTGATCTCGGTGCCCACCTTCGTCACCGGTCTGGTGCTCCAACTGCTGCTCGGTGTGGAGTGGGGGTGGATCAAGCCCTCGGTCTCCCCGGAGGCGCCGTTCGACGAGCTGATCGTGCCCGGCCTGGTGCTGGCCTCGGTCTCGCTCGCCTACGTCACCCGGCTGACCCGGACCTCCATCGCGGAGAACCGGCGTTCCGACTACGTCCGTACCGCCGTGGCCAAGGGGCTGCCCCGGCGCCGGGTCATCGTCCGGCACCTGCTGCGGACCTCGCTGATCCCCGTCGTCACCTTCATCGGCACCGACATCGGCGCGCTGATGGGCGGCGCGATCGTCACCGAGCGGATCTTCAACATCCACGGCGTCGGCTTCCAGCTCTACCAGGGCATCCTGCGGCAGAACACGCAGACGGTGGTCGGCTTCGTCACCGTGCTGGTCCTGGTCTTCCTGGCCGCCAACCTGCTGGTGGACCTGCTCTACGCGGTACTCGACCCGAGGATTCGCTATGCCTGA